One window of the Bos indicus x Bos taurus breed Angus x Brahman F1 hybrid chromosome 8, Bos_hybrid_MaternalHap_v2.0, whole genome shotgun sequence genome contains the following:
- the REEP4 gene encoding receptor expression-enhancing protein 4 isoform X5 has protein sequence MVSWMICRLVVLVFGMLYPAYASYKAVKTKNIREYVRWMMYWIVFALFMAVETFTDIFISWFPFYYEIKMAFVLWLLSPYTRGASMLYRKFVHPSLSRHEKEIDTYIVQAKERSYETVLSFGKRGLNIAASAAVQAATKSQGALAGKLRSFSMQDLRTIPDGPAPTYQDPLYLEDQVPHRRPPIGYRAGGLRDSDTDNECWSDTEVVPQPPARPREKPLGRSQSLRVIKRKPLAREGTSRSLKVRTRKKTAPSDMDS, from the exons ATGGTGTCGTGGATGATCTGTCGCCTGGTGGT GCTGGTGTTTGGGATGCTGTACCCAGCTTATGCTTCCTACAAGGCTGTGAAGACCAAGAACATTCGTGAATAT GTCCGATGGATGATGTACTGGATCGTCTTTGCACTCTTCATGGCGGTGGAGACCTTCACAGACATCTTTATTTCCTG GTTCCCTTTCTACTACGAGATCAAGATGGCGTTTGTGCTGTGGCTGCTTTCGCCCTACACCAGGGGGGCCAGCATGCTTTACCGAAAGTTTGTCCACCCATCCTTGTCTCGCCATGAGAAG GAAATCGACACCTACATCGTGCAAGCCAAGGAGCGCAGCTACGAGACAGTGCTCAGCTTTGGGAAGCGGGGCCTCAACATTGCCGCCTCTGCTGCTGTGCAGGCTGCTACCAAG AGTCAGGGTGCACTGGCCGGGAAGCTGCGGAGCTTCTCCATGCAGGACCTGCGTACCATCCCCGATGGCCCTGCCCCCACCTACCAGGATCCCCTCTACCTGGAGGACCAGGTACCCCACCGCAGGCCACCTATCG GGTACCGGGCAGGGGGCTTGCGAGACAGTGACACTGATAATGAGTGTTGGTCCGACACGGAAGTGGTCCCCCAGCCACCAGCCCGGCCCCGAGAGAAGCCGCTGGGCCGCAGCCAGAGCCTGCGTGTGATCAAGAGGAAGCCTCTGGCCCGGGAG GGCACCTCACGCTCCCTGAAGGTTCGGACAAGAAAAAAGACCGCACCCTCAGACATGGACAGCTAG
- the REEP4 gene encoding receptor expression-enhancing protein 4 isoform X2: MGHFCRPEQAWGVCKQQGREVASRALTQAQVVQAKLEEQGRLVFGMLYPAYASYKAVKTKNIREYVRWMMYWIVFALFMAVETFTDIFISWFPFYYEIKMAFVLWLLSPYTRGASMLYRKFVHPSLSRHEKEIDTYIVQAKERSYETVLSFGKRGLNIAASAAVQAATKSQGALAGKLRSFSMQDLRTIPDGPAPTYQDPLYLEDQVPHRRPPIGYRAGGLRDSDTDNECWSDTEVVPQPPARPREKPLGRSQSLRVIKRKPLAREGTSRSLKVRTRKKTAPSDMDS; this comes from the exons ATGGGCCACTTTTGCAGGCCTGAGCAGGCTTGGGGTGTTTGTAAACAGCAGGGTAGGGAGGTGGCCTCCAGGGCACTGACTCAGGCACAGGTTGTGCAAGCCAAGCTGGAAGAACAGGGCAG GCTGGTGTTTGGGATGCTGTACCCAGCTTATGCTTCCTACAAGGCTGTGAAGACCAAGAACATTCGTGAATAT GTCCGATGGATGATGTACTGGATCGTCTTTGCACTCTTCATGGCGGTGGAGACCTTCACAGACATCTTTATTTCCTG GTTCCCTTTCTACTACGAGATCAAGATGGCGTTTGTGCTGTGGCTGCTTTCGCCCTACACCAGGGGGGCCAGCATGCTTTACCGAAAGTTTGTCCACCCATCCTTGTCTCGCCATGAGAAG GAAATCGACACCTACATCGTGCAAGCCAAGGAGCGCAGCTACGAGACAGTGCTCAGCTTTGGGAAGCGGGGCCTCAACATTGCCGCCTCTGCTGCTGTGCAGGCTGCTACCAAG AGTCAGGGTGCACTGGCCGGGAAGCTGCGGAGCTTCTCCATGCAGGACCTGCGTACCATCCCCGATGGCCCTGCCCCCACCTACCAGGATCCCCTCTACCTGGAGGACCAGGTACCCCACCGCAGGCCACCTATCG GGTACCGGGCAGGGGGCTTGCGAGACAGTGACACTGATAATGAGTGTTGGTCCGACACGGAAGTGGTCCCCCAGCCACCAGCCCGGCCCCGAGAGAAGCCGCTGGGCCGCAGCCAGAGCCTGCGTGTGATCAAGAGGAAGCCTCTGGCCCGGGAG GGCACCTCACGCTCCCTGAAGGTTCGGACAAGAAAAAAGACCGCACCCTCAGACATGGACAGCTAG
- the REEP4 gene encoding receptor expression-enhancing protein 4 isoform X4 — protein sequence MGHFCRPEQAWGVCKQQGREVASRALTQAQVVQAKLEEQGRLVFGMLYPAYASYKAVKTKNIREYVRWMMYWIVFALFMAVETFTDIFISWFPFYYEIKMAFVLWLLSPYTRGASMLYRKFVHPSLSRHEKEIDTYIVQAKERSYETVLSFGKRGLNIAASAAVQAATKVVQRLLLPCRVRVHWPGSCGASPCRTCVPSPMALPPPTRIPSTWRTRYPTAGHLSGTGQGACETVTLIMSVGPTRKWSPSHQPGPERSRWAAARACV from the exons ATGGGCCACTTTTGCAGGCCTGAGCAGGCTTGGGGTGTTTGTAAACAGCAGGGTAGGGAGGTGGCCTCCAGGGCACTGACTCAGGCACAGGTTGTGCAAGCCAAGCTGGAAGAACAGGGCAG GCTGGTGTTTGGGATGCTGTACCCAGCTTATGCTTCCTACAAGGCTGTGAAGACCAAGAACATTCGTGAATAT GTCCGATGGATGATGTACTGGATCGTCTTTGCACTCTTCATGGCGGTGGAGACCTTCACAGACATCTTTATTTCCTG GTTCCCTTTCTACTACGAGATCAAGATGGCGTTTGTGCTGTGGCTGCTTTCGCCCTACACCAGGGGGGCCAGCATGCTTTACCGAAAGTTTGTCCACCCATCCTTGTCTCGCCATGAGAAG GAAATCGACACCTACATCGTGCAAGCCAAGGAGCGCAGCTACGAGACAGTGCTCAGCTTTGGGAAGCGGGGCCTCAACATTGCCGCCTCTGCTGCTGTGCAGGCTGCTACCAAG GTGGTGCAGCGGCTCCTGCTCCCTTGCAGAGTCAGGGTGCACTGGCCGGGAAGCTGCGGAGCTTCTCCATGCAGGACCTGCGTACCATCCCCGATGGCCCTGCCCCCACCTACCAGGATCCCCTCTACCTGGAGGACCAGGTACCCCACCGCAGGCCACCTATCG GGTACCGGGCAGGGGGCTTGCGAGACAGTGACACTGATAATGAGTGTTGGTCCGACACGGAAGTGGTCCCCCAGCCACCAGCCCGGCCCCGAGAGAAGCCGCTGGGCCGCAGCCAGAGCCTGCGTGTGA
- the REEP4 gene encoding receptor expression-enhancing protein 4 isoform X1 translates to MGHFCRPEQAWGVCKQQGREVASRALTQAQVVQAKLEEQGRLVFGMLYPAYASYKAVKTKNIREYVRWMMYWIVFALFMAVETFTDIFISWFPFYYEIKMAFVLWLLSPYTRGASMLYRKFVHPSLSRHEKEIDTYIVQAKERSYETVLSFGKRGLNIAASAAVQAATKSQGALAGKLRSFSMQDLRTIPDGPAPTYQDPLYLEDQVPHRRPPIGEWAEGPETVPPRERNGFLPWGWRKAWLSLPPALRLCQCLALPPGSFSSTQGTGQGACETVTLIMSVGPTRKWSPSHQPGPERSRWAAARACV, encoded by the exons ATGGGCCACTTTTGCAGGCCTGAGCAGGCTTGGGGTGTTTGTAAACAGCAGGGTAGGGAGGTGGCCTCCAGGGCACTGACTCAGGCACAGGTTGTGCAAGCCAAGCTGGAAGAACAGGGCAG GCTGGTGTTTGGGATGCTGTACCCAGCTTATGCTTCCTACAAGGCTGTGAAGACCAAGAACATTCGTGAATAT GTCCGATGGATGATGTACTGGATCGTCTTTGCACTCTTCATGGCGGTGGAGACCTTCACAGACATCTTTATTTCCTG GTTCCCTTTCTACTACGAGATCAAGATGGCGTTTGTGCTGTGGCTGCTTTCGCCCTACACCAGGGGGGCCAGCATGCTTTACCGAAAGTTTGTCCACCCATCCTTGTCTCGCCATGAGAAG GAAATCGACACCTACATCGTGCAAGCCAAGGAGCGCAGCTACGAGACAGTGCTCAGCTTTGGGAAGCGGGGCCTCAACATTGCCGCCTCTGCTGCTGTGCAGGCTGCTACCAAG AGTCAGGGTGCACTGGCCGGGAAGCTGCGGAGCTTCTCCATGCAGGACCTGCGTACCATCCCCGATGGCCCTGCCCCCACCTACCAGGATCCCCTCTACCTGGAGGACCAGGTACCCCACCGCAGGCCACCTATCGGTGAGTGGGCAGAGGGACCTGAAACAGTGCCCCCCAGAGAGAGGAATGGCTTCCTCCCCTGGGGCTGGAGGAAAGCCTGGCTCAGCCTGCCCCCAGCCCTCAGACTGTGTCAATGCCTAGCTTTGCCTCCTGGCTCCTTCTCCTCCACACAGGGTACCGGGCAGGGGGCTTGCGAGACAGTGACACTGATAATGAGTGTTGGTCCGACACGGAAGTGGTCCCCCAGCCACCAGCCCGGCCCCGAGAGAAGCCGCTGGGCCGCAGCCAGAGCCTGCGTGTGA
- the REEP4 gene encoding receptor expression-enhancing protein 4 isoform X3, which translates to MVSWMICRLVVLVFGMLYPAYASYKAVKTKNIREYVRWMMYWIVFALFMAVETFTDIFISWFPFYYEIKMAFVLWLLSPYTRGASMLYRKFVHPSLSRHEKEIDTYIVQAKERSYETVLSFGKRGLNIAASAAVQAATKSQGALAGKLRSFSMQDLRTIPDGPAPTYQDPLYLEDQVPHRRPPIGEWAEGPETVPPRERNGFLPWGWRKAWLSLPPALRLCQCLALPPGSFSSTQGTGQGACETVTLIMSVGPTRKWSPSHQPGPERSRWAAARACV; encoded by the exons ATGGTGTCGTGGATGATCTGTCGCCTGGTGGT GCTGGTGTTTGGGATGCTGTACCCAGCTTATGCTTCCTACAAGGCTGTGAAGACCAAGAACATTCGTGAATAT GTCCGATGGATGATGTACTGGATCGTCTTTGCACTCTTCATGGCGGTGGAGACCTTCACAGACATCTTTATTTCCTG GTTCCCTTTCTACTACGAGATCAAGATGGCGTTTGTGCTGTGGCTGCTTTCGCCCTACACCAGGGGGGCCAGCATGCTTTACCGAAAGTTTGTCCACCCATCCTTGTCTCGCCATGAGAAG GAAATCGACACCTACATCGTGCAAGCCAAGGAGCGCAGCTACGAGACAGTGCTCAGCTTTGGGAAGCGGGGCCTCAACATTGCCGCCTCTGCTGCTGTGCAGGCTGCTACCAAG AGTCAGGGTGCACTGGCCGGGAAGCTGCGGAGCTTCTCCATGCAGGACCTGCGTACCATCCCCGATGGCCCTGCCCCCACCTACCAGGATCCCCTCTACCTGGAGGACCAGGTACCCCACCGCAGGCCACCTATCGGTGAGTGGGCAGAGGGACCTGAAACAGTGCCCCCCAGAGAGAGGAATGGCTTCCTCCCCTGGGGCTGGAGGAAAGCCTGGCTCAGCCTGCCCCCAGCCCTCAGACTGTGTCAATGCCTAGCTTTGCCTCCTGGCTCCTTCTCCTCCACACAGGGTACCGGGCAGGGGGCTTGCGAGACAGTGACACTGATAATGAGTGTTGGTCCGACACGGAAGTGGTCCCCCAGCCACCAGCCCGGCCCCGAGAGAAGCCGCTGGGCCGCAGCCAGAGCCTGCGTGTGA